In Streptomyces longhuiensis, the following proteins share a genomic window:
- a CDS encoding WhiB family transcriptional regulator → MQLEAHAPSVPPSDTLPPPGLTEDSTLNPLTTLTALDDAIENLGVPVPCRAYDPEVFFAESPADVEYAKSLCRTCPLVEACLAGAKERREPWGVWGGELFVQGVVVARKRPRGRPRKNPVAA, encoded by the coding sequence GTGCAACTCGAAGCGCACGCCCCGTCAGTACCGCCTTCAGACACTCTCCCCCCGCCCGGTCTCACGGAGGACTCCACCTTGAACCCCCTGACTACGCTCACCGCGCTCGACGATGCCATCGAGAACCTCGGCGTACCCGTCCCTTGCCGTGCCTACGACCCCGAGGTCTTCTTCGCGGAGTCGCCGGCGGACGTCGAGTACGCCAAGTCCCTCTGCCGCACCTGCCCGCTCGTCGAGGCCTGCCTCGCCGGCGCCAAGGAGCGGCGTGAGCCCTGGGGCGTCTGGGGTGGCGAGCTGTTCGTCCAGGGCGTCGTCGTAGCCCGGAAGCGGCCGCGTGGCCGCCCGCGCAAGAACCCGGTCGCGGCATGA
- a CDS encoding mycoredoxin translates to MPGTVTMYSTTWCGYCRRLKGQMDREGIEYNEVNIEHDPDSAAFVEKANGGNQTVPTVQIVPANGGAEVVMTNPSLAQVKQALAGAA, encoded by the coding sequence ATGCCGGGGACTGTGACGATGTACAGCACGACGTGGTGCGGCTACTGCCGTCGGCTGAAGGGCCAGATGGACCGCGAGGGCATCGAGTACAACGAGGTCAACATCGAGCACGACCCGGATTCGGCGGCGTTCGTCGAGAAGGCGAACGGCGGAAACCAGACGGTTCCGACGGTTCAGATCGTTCCGGCGAACGGTGGGGCTGAGGTCGTCATGACGAACCCGAGCCTTGCGCAGGTCAAGCAGGCGCTCGCCGGCGCCGCCTGA
- the nudC gene encoding NAD(+) diphosphatase — protein sequence MTTWTDRTADRPLSLSAPSGIDRAAHHRLDEAWLAAAWSHPTTRVFVVSGGQVLIDETPDGATELVMTPSFEAPLTEAHRYFLGTDDDGVSYFALQKDTLPGRIDQSARPAGLREAGLLLSPRDAGLMVHAVALENWQRLHRFCSRCGERTVIAAAGHIRRCQACGAEHYPRTDPAVIMLVTDDEDRALLGRQVHWPEGRFSTLAGFVEPGESIEQSVRREVFEEAGVVVGPDVEYVASQPWPFPSSLMLGFMARATSSEINVDGEEIHEARWFSREDLRAAFESGEVMPPYGISIAARLIELWYGKPLPKPGDAV from the coding sequence GTGACCACCTGGACCGACCGCACAGCCGACCGTCCGCTCTCGCTCTCCGCACCCAGCGGCATCGACCGCGCCGCACACCACCGCCTCGACGAGGCCTGGCTCGCCGCAGCCTGGAGCCACCCCACCACCCGCGTCTTCGTGGTCTCCGGCGGACAGGTCCTCATCGACGAGACGCCGGACGGCGCCACCGAACTGGTCATGACCCCGTCCTTCGAAGCGCCCCTCACCGAAGCCCACCGCTACTTCCTGGGCACCGACGACGACGGCGTCAGCTACTTCGCGCTCCAGAAGGACACCCTCCCCGGCCGCATCGACCAGTCCGCGCGCCCCGCCGGCCTGCGCGAAGCCGGACTCCTCCTGTCCCCCAGGGACGCCGGCCTCATGGTGCACGCCGTCGCCCTCGAGAACTGGCAGCGACTGCACCGCTTCTGCTCCCGCTGCGGCGAACGCACCGTCATCGCCGCCGCGGGCCACATCCGCCGCTGCCAGGCCTGCGGAGCCGAGCACTACCCCCGCACCGACCCCGCAGTGATCATGCTCGTCACGGACGACGAGGACCGCGCACTCCTCGGCCGCCAGGTCCACTGGCCCGAAGGCCGCTTCTCCACCCTCGCCGGCTTCGTCGAACCCGGAGAGTCCATCGAGCAGTCCGTACGCCGCGAAGTCTTCGAGGAAGCCGGAGTCGTCGTCGGCCCCGACGTCGAGTACGTCGCCAGCCAGCCCTGGCCGTTCCCCTCCAGCCTCATGCTCGGCTTCATGGCCCGCGCCACCTCGTCCGAGATCAACGTCGACGGCGAAGAAATCCACGAAGCCCGCTGGTTCTCCCGCGAAGACCTGCGCGCCGCATTCGAGTCCGGCGAGGTCATGCCCCCGTACGGAATCTCGATCGCGGCCCGCCTCATCGAGCTCTGGTACGGCAAGCCCCTCCCCAAGCCCGGCGACGCCGTATAA
- a CDS encoding ATP-dependent DNA helicase UvrD2 — protein sequence MTAATHSTLFPQVPDTADAVLDGLDPEQRAVATALHGPVCVLAGAGTGKTRAITHRIAYGVRSGILQPNSILAVTFTNRAAGEMRGRLRHLGAGGVQARTFHAAALRQLQFFWPKAVGGELPRIVDRKIQLVADAAAACRIRLERGELRDVTAEIEWSKVTQTVPADYAAAAAKTGRLTPRNNAETAQIYAAYETLKRDRTLIDFEDVLLLTVGILQDRHDIADQVRSQYQHFVVDEYQDVSPLQQRLLELWLGDRDNLCVVGDASQTIYSFTGATPDHLLNFRTRHPNATVVKLVRDYRSTPQVVHLANTLLSHARGRAAEHRLELISQRDRGPEPAYTDYADEPTEAEGTARRIRALIDNGVSAGEIAILFRTNGQSEIYEQALADAGIPYQLRGAERFFERAEVRKAGHALRSAARFGNNDSLLDEAVDLPSQVRAVLSGEGWTSQPPDGSGAVRERWESLAALVRLAEDFARAKPTATLTDLVTELDERAAAQHAPTVEGVTLASLHAAKGLEWDAVFLVGLAEGMMPITYAKTDEQIEEERRLLYVGVTRARHHLSLSWALSRSPGGRPNRRPSRFLDGIRPGTSGATARTTSTGQGGIEHGTPTTPRTTTGPVRRRTPRTVARCHVCGRTLTDAGEMKLMRCEDCPSDMDEGLYERLRDWRADQAQQLGQPAFCVFTDKTLVAIAEAMPEDAAQLARIPGVGMRKLNRFGTDVLTICAGGAPDTGVGGVDEDD from the coding sequence GTGACAGCAGCAACGCACTCCACCCTCTTCCCGCAGGTTCCGGACACGGCCGACGCGGTGCTCGACGGGCTCGACCCCGAACAGCGCGCCGTCGCCACCGCCCTGCACGGACCGGTGTGCGTCCTCGCCGGCGCGGGCACAGGCAAGACCCGCGCCATCACCCACCGCATCGCCTATGGCGTCCGCTCCGGCATCCTCCAGCCCAACAGCATCCTCGCCGTCACCTTCACCAACCGCGCAGCAGGCGAAATGCGCGGCCGCCTCCGCCATCTCGGCGCCGGCGGAGTCCAGGCCCGCACCTTCCACGCCGCGGCCCTGCGCCAGCTCCAGTTCTTCTGGCCGAAAGCAGTCGGCGGCGAGCTGCCCCGCATCGTCGACCGCAAGATCCAACTCGTCGCCGACGCGGCCGCCGCCTGCCGCATCCGCCTCGAGCGCGGCGAGCTCCGCGACGTCACGGCCGAAATCGAGTGGTCCAAAGTCACCCAGACCGTCCCCGCCGACTACGCCGCAGCAGCCGCCAAAACCGGACGCCTCACCCCCCGCAACAACGCCGAGACCGCCCAGATCTACGCCGCCTACGAAACGCTCAAGCGCGACCGCACCCTCATCGACTTCGAAGACGTCCTCCTGCTCACCGTCGGCATCCTCCAGGACCGCCACGACATCGCCGACCAGGTCCGCTCCCAGTACCAGCACTTCGTGGTCGACGAATACCAGGACGTCAGCCCCCTCCAACAGCGACTCCTCGAACTCTGGCTCGGCGACCGCGACAACCTCTGCGTCGTCGGCGACGCCAGCCAGACCATCTACTCCTTCACCGGCGCCACCCCCGACCACCTCCTCAACTTCCGCACCCGCCACCCCAACGCCACCGTCGTCAAACTCGTCCGCGACTACCGCTCCACCCCCCAGGTAGTCCACCTCGCCAACACCCTCCTCTCCCACGCCCGAGGCCGCGCCGCCGAACACCGCCTCGAACTCATCTCCCAACGGGACCGAGGACCAGAACCCGCCTACACGGACTACGCCGACGAACCGACCGAAGCCGAAGGCACCGCCCGCCGCATCCGCGCCCTCATCGACAACGGCGTCTCCGCCGGCGAGATCGCCATCCTGTTCCGCACCAACGGACAGTCCGAGATCTACGAGCAAGCCCTCGCCGACGCCGGCATCCCCTACCAGCTCCGCGGCGCGGAACGCTTCTTCGAACGCGCGGAAGTACGCAAAGCCGGCCACGCCCTCCGCAGCGCCGCCCGCTTCGGAAACAACGACTCCCTCCTCGACGAAGCCGTCGACCTCCCCTCCCAGGTCCGCGCCGTCCTCTCCGGCGAAGGCTGGACCAGCCAACCCCCCGACGGCTCCGGAGCCGTCCGCGAACGCTGGGAATCCCTCGCCGCCCTCGTACGCCTCGCCGAGGACTTCGCCCGCGCCAAACCCACCGCCACCCTCACCGACCTCGTCACCGAACTCGACGAACGCGCAGCCGCCCAGCACGCACCCACCGTCGAAGGCGTCACCCTGGCCTCCCTGCACGCCGCCAAGGGCCTCGAATGGGACGCCGTCTTCCTCGTCGGCCTCGCCGAAGGCATGATGCCGATCACGTACGCCAAGACCGACGAACAGATCGAGGAAGAACGCCGCCTCCTCTACGTCGGCGTCACCCGGGCCCGCCACCACCTCAGCCTGTCCTGGGCCCTCTCCCGCTCACCCGGCGGCCGCCCCAACCGCCGCCCCAGCCGCTTCCTCGACGGCATCCGGCCAGGCACCTCAGGAGCCACGGCCCGCACCACGAGCACCGGACAAGGCGGCATCGAACACGGCACGCCGACGACGCCCCGCACCACCACCGGACCCGTCCGACGCCGCACCCCCCGAACCGTCGCCCGCTGCCACGTCTGCGGACGCACCCTCACCGACGCCGGCGAGATGAAACTCATGCGCTGCGAGGACTGCCCCTCCGACATGGACGAGGGCCTCTACGAGCGACTCCGCGACTGGCGCGCCGACCAGGCACAACAGCTCGGACAGCCCGCCTTCTGCGTCTTCACCGACAAGACCCTCGTCGCCATCGCCGAAGCCATGCCCGAGGACGCGGCCCAACTCGCCCGGATCCCCGGCGTCGGCATGCGCAAGCTCAACCGGTTCGGCACCGACGTGCTCACCATCTGCGCAGGTGGGGCCCCAGATACGGGCGTTGGAGGAGTCGACGAGGACGACTGA
- a CDS encoding ThiF family adenylyltransferase: MHPILKPALRRGWRDLNTVQFGVAPAHAVVLGPVDTATGTFLTLLDGTRGVALLREEGRRMGLPDGHVDALLQRLTRAGLLDDATGGGPAFEALRKRQGVLDRLRPDLAALTVLSPEPASGAEKLAARRSMRIQVRGTGRVGTVIASVLSAAGVGHVDVRDGGCVEPWDVAPGGLPVESVGERRDTAAYRAVRKAAPDRPPRPDRRSGPPPSQAQPQSPSEIRALPPAEEPALSLVIIAPRDGLSAHTPDPLAAEELIASGTPHLYAGVVEATGVVGPLVLPGGTACAGCLSLDRTDRDPTWPRLLAQWRSGRQLQVPACDLALATAVAGLTAAHALAFLDGELPSSTGARWEASAPGLDWHARPVWAHPDCSCGASGRSKGEQTSEGGEQHDTMAG; the protein is encoded by the coding sequence ATGCATCCGATCCTGAAACCGGCGCTGCGCCGCGGCTGGCGCGACCTCAATACCGTCCAGTTCGGCGTCGCACCCGCTCACGCCGTCGTACTCGGCCCGGTCGACACCGCGACCGGCACCTTCCTCACCCTCCTCGACGGAACCCGCGGCGTGGCCCTTCTGCGCGAGGAAGGCCGCCGGATGGGACTGCCCGACGGTCATGTCGACGCCCTGCTCCAACGGCTGACCAGGGCCGGTCTGCTCGACGACGCCACCGGCGGCGGCCCGGCATTCGAGGCGCTCCGCAAACGCCAAGGAGTCCTCGACCGTCTCCGTCCCGACCTCGCCGCTCTCACCGTCCTGTCCCCCGAACCAGCCTCGGGGGCAGAGAAGTTGGCGGCCCGCCGCAGCATGCGGATCCAGGTCCGGGGAACCGGCCGCGTCGGGACCGTCATCGCGTCCGTCCTGTCCGCCGCCGGCGTCGGCCACGTCGACGTGCGCGACGGAGGCTGCGTCGAACCGTGGGACGTCGCCCCGGGCGGACTCCCCGTCGAATCCGTCGGAGAACGCCGCGACACGGCCGCGTACCGAGCCGTGCGCAAGGCTGCCCCCGACCGCCCACCCCGCCCCGACCGCCGCTCCGGCCCGCCCCCGTCCCAAGCCCAGCCCCAATCCCCCTCGGAGATCCGAGCCCTGCCCCCAGCCGAGGAACCGGCCCTCTCCCTCGTGATCATCGCCCCGCGCGACGGTCTGTCCGCCCACACCCCAGACCCTCTGGCCGCAGAAGAACTCATCGCCTCGGGCACGCCCCACCTCTACGCCGGAGTGGTCGAGGCCACCGGAGTCGTGGGCCCCTTGGTACTGCCCGGCGGCACCGCCTGCGCCGGCTGCCTCTCACTGGACCGCACGGACCGCGACCCGACCTGGCCCCGGCTGCTCGCCCAATGGCGTTCCGGGCGTCAACTCCAGGTACCCGCATGCGACCTGGCCCTAGCCACGGCCGTCGCCGGACTCACGGCAGCACACGCACTGGCCTTCCTCGACGGCGAACTGCCGTCCAGCACCGGCGCGCGATGGGAGGCGTCCGCTCCCGGACTCGACTGGCACGCCCGCCCGGTATGGGCGCATCCGGACTGCTCATGCGGAGCAAGTGGGAGAAGTAAGGGGGAGCAGACCTCCGAGGGTGGAGAGCAGCACGACACAATGGCCGGGTAA
- a CDS encoding dipeptidase, whose translation MSKPVDNAVSTVRAYIETHHDAFLQDLAEWLRIPSVSAQPDHAPDVRRSADWLAAKLRETGFPTTEVWETPGAPAVFADWPSDDPHAPTVLVYGHHDVQPAAREDGWNTDPFEPVVIGNRLHARGAADDKGQVFFHTLGVRAHLAATGRTTPAVHLKLLVEGEEESGSPHFRALVEQHRDRLTADAVIVSDTGMWSEDTPTVCTGMRGLADCEIELHGPDQDIHSGSFGGAVPNPATAAARLVAALHDDHARVAVPGFYDGITPLTDRERELFAELPFDEAQWLRTAKSHATHGEAGHTTLERIWARPTAEVNGIGGGYQGPGGKTIVPSSATLKLSFRLVAGQDPDHVEKAVTDWVAQQLPAGIRHTITFGAATRPCLTPLDHPALQSVVRAMHLAFDQKIRFTREGGSGPAADLQDVLDAPVLFLGISVPSDGWHAPNEKVELDLLKKGVETAAHLWGDLAENWRDAH comes from the coding sequence ATGAGCAAGCCCGTTGACAACGCCGTCAGCACCGTCCGTGCGTACATCGAGACCCACCACGACGCGTTCCTCCAGGACCTCGCCGAGTGGCTCCGCATCCCGTCCGTGTCGGCCCAGCCCGACCACGCACCCGACGTACGCCGCAGCGCCGACTGGCTTGCCGCGAAACTCCGGGAGACCGGCTTCCCGACCACCGAGGTCTGGGAGACACCCGGCGCCCCCGCCGTCTTCGCCGACTGGCCCTCCGACGACCCGCACGCCCCCACCGTCCTCGTCTACGGGCACCACGACGTCCAGCCCGCGGCCCGCGAGGACGGCTGGAACACCGACCCCTTCGAACCCGTCGTCATCGGAAACCGTCTCCACGCGCGCGGAGCAGCCGACGACAAGGGACAGGTGTTCTTCCACACACTCGGAGTCCGCGCCCACCTCGCCGCCACCGGCCGCACCACCCCCGCCGTCCACCTCAAGCTCCTCGTGGAGGGCGAAGAGGAATCCGGCTCCCCCCACTTCCGCGCCCTCGTCGAGCAGCACAGGGACCGCCTCACCGCGGACGCCGTGATCGTCTCCGACACCGGCATGTGGTCCGAGGACACCCCCACCGTCTGCACCGGAATGCGCGGCCTCGCCGACTGCGAGATCGAACTCCACGGCCCCGACCAGGACATCCACTCCGGATCCTTCGGCGGCGCCGTACCCAACCCCGCCACCGCCGCCGCCCGCCTCGTCGCAGCCCTCCACGACGACCACGCGCGCGTGGCCGTCCCCGGCTTCTACGACGGCATCACCCCCCTCACCGACCGCGAACGAGAACTCTTCGCCGAGCTCCCCTTCGACGAAGCCCAATGGCTGCGCACCGCCAAGTCGCACGCCACCCACGGCGAGGCCGGCCACACCACCCTCGAACGGATCTGGGCCCGCCCCACCGCCGAGGTCAACGGCATCGGAGGCGGCTACCAAGGCCCCGGCGGCAAAACCATCGTCCCCTCCTCAGCCACGCTGAAGCTGTCCTTCCGCCTCGTCGCCGGACAGGACCCCGATCACGTGGAAAAGGCCGTCACCGACTGGGTCGCCCAACAGCTCCCCGCCGGCATCCGCCACACCATCACCTTCGGCGCCGCCACCCGCCCCTGCCTCACCCCCCTCGACCACCCCGCCCTCCAGTCGGTCGTCCGCGCCATGCACCTCGCCTTCGACCAGAAGATCCGCTTCACGCGCGAAGGAGGCTCCGGCCCCGCCGCCGACCTCCAGGACGTCCTCGACGCACCCGTCCTCTTCCTCGGCATCTCCGTCCCCTCCGACGGCTGGCACGCCCCCAACGAGAAAGTCGAACTCGACCTCCTCAAAAAGGGCGTCGAAACAGCCGCCCACCTGTGGGGCGACCTCGCGGAGAACTGGCGCGATGCACACTGA
- a CDS encoding ATP-dependent DNA helicase, translating into MTTRLTDPEQLKELLGIPFTPEQTACITAPPAPQVIVAGAGSGKTTVMAARVVWLVGTGQVAPEQVLGLTFTNKAAGELAERVRKALIKAGVTDPDAIDPDNPPGEPVISTYHAFAGRLLTDHGLRIGLEPTARLLADATRFQLAARVLREAPGPYPALTRSFADLVSDLLTLDGELAEHLVRPDELRAYDTRLLHTLEGRKLTNADLRKVPEAAAARLDLTGLVTRYREAKRARDLLDFGDQIALSATLARTRPEVGAILRDEFRVVLLDEYQDTSVAQRILLAGLFGAGTGHPVTAVGDPCQAIYGWRGASVANLDDFPEHFADTDGRPATRFSLSENRRSGGRLLELANGLAQPLRALHAGVEALRPAPGAERDGIVRCALLRTHAEEIDWLGDSLAHLVRTGTAPGEIAVLCRTATDFAAIQGALVARDIPVEVVGLSGLLHLPEVADLVAVCEVLQDPGANASLVRLLTGPRWRIGPRDLALLGRRARLLVAHARGGDDDPDRRLAEAVEGVDPSEVISLADALDTFLETPLDEPGDDRLPFSPEARVRFARLATELRDLRRSLADPLMDVLHRVLAVTGLEVELAASPHALAARRRETLSNFLDIAASFAANDSSATLLAFLGFLRTAAQYEKGLDNALPGGENTVKVLTAHKSKGLEWDVVAVPGLVTGTFPSAQGREKWTAQSKVLPHELRGDAATLPDIEAWDSKGMKAFHEEMKEHQRTEELRLGYVTYTRPRTLLLGSGHWWGPAQKRPRGPSDFLQALYDHCAAGHGEIEAWADEPEEDEENPALQEASAEHAWPLPLDDEAMARRRAAAATVLAHLETPADADAHAQETGHPATYTDPDWPAPPDEEAFYEDEPLYGDEPFHGDEPLYEEGDFVSSPEDGPGPDWDEWDDWDALPHERPRLPHPTGTPADEQSAADAPHNNDAHPRPHPDDARPMRGAPHTPPHPLGAIPHPTTPQDADTRPHPDRAPTGTAPTVPPERHRPTPEETRTLASWDRDLDALTGELLRSRQAVRDVPLPTTLTASQLLRLAADPDGFAQDLARPMPRPPQPAARRGTRFHAWVESRFEELRLPMLDPEELPGSEADIADERDLEALKEAFDSTPYAHRTPHRVETPFQLAIAGRVIRGRIDAVYKEGEGDDTTYEIVDWKTTRGRTADPLQLAVYRLAWAEQHGLAPEAVKATFVYVRDRETVTPRDLPGRAELERLLLEDPTPGPGDRRAPEPPDEHAPADG; encoded by the coding sequence GTGACCACACGCCTCACCGATCCCGAGCAGCTCAAAGAGCTCCTCGGGATCCCGTTCACCCCGGAGCAGACGGCCTGCATCACCGCGCCGCCCGCCCCGCAGGTGATCGTGGCCGGAGCCGGCTCCGGCAAGACGACGGTCATGGCCGCCCGCGTCGTATGGCTCGTCGGAACCGGCCAGGTCGCCCCGGAACAGGTCCTCGGCCTCACCTTCACCAACAAGGCCGCCGGCGAACTCGCCGAGCGCGTCCGCAAGGCACTGATCAAGGCAGGCGTCACCGACCCCGACGCCATCGACCCGGACAACCCCCCGGGCGAGCCCGTGATCTCCACGTACCACGCCTTCGCCGGCCGCCTCCTCACCGACCACGGCCTGCGCATCGGCCTCGAACCCACCGCACGCCTCCTCGCCGACGCCACCCGCTTCCAGCTCGCCGCCCGCGTCCTGCGCGAGGCCCCCGGCCCCTACCCGGCCCTCACCCGCTCCTTCGCCGACCTCGTCAGCGACCTCCTCACCCTCGACGGCGAGCTCGCCGAACACCTCGTCCGGCCCGACGAACTGCGCGCCTACGACACCCGCCTCCTGCACACCCTCGAAGGCCGCAAACTCACCAACGCCGACCTGCGCAAGGTCCCCGAGGCCGCCGCCGCTCGCCTCGACCTCACCGGCCTCGTCACCCGGTACCGCGAAGCCAAGCGCGCCCGCGACCTCCTCGACTTCGGCGACCAGATCGCCCTCTCCGCCACCCTCGCCCGTACCCGCCCCGAGGTCGGCGCCATCCTCCGCGACGAGTTCCGCGTCGTCCTCCTCGACGAGTACCAGGACACCTCCGTCGCCCAGCGGATCCTCCTGGCCGGCCTCTTCGGCGCGGGCACCGGCCACCCCGTGACCGCCGTCGGCGACCCCTGCCAGGCGATCTACGGCTGGCGCGGCGCCTCCGTCGCCAACCTCGACGACTTCCCCGAACACTTCGCCGACACCGACGGTCGCCCCGCCACCCGCTTCTCCCTCAGCGAGAACCGCCGCAGCGGCGGCCGCCTCCTGGAACTCGCCAACGGCCTCGCCCAGCCGCTGCGCGCACTCCACGCGGGCGTGGAAGCCCTGCGCCCCGCCCCCGGCGCCGAACGCGACGGCATCGTCCGCTGCGCCCTCCTGCGCACCCACGCCGAGGAGATCGACTGGCTCGGCGACTCCCTCGCCCACCTCGTACGCACCGGCACCGCCCCCGGCGAGATCGCCGTGCTGTGCCGCACCGCGACCGACTTCGCCGCCATCCAGGGCGCCCTCGTCGCACGCGACATCCCCGTAGAGGTCGTCGGCCTCTCCGGCCTCCTCCACCTCCCCGAGGTCGCCGACCTCGTCGCCGTCTGCGAAGTCCTCCAGGACCCCGGCGCCAACGCCTCACTGGTCCGCCTCCTGACCGGCCCCCGCTGGCGCATCGGCCCCCGCGACCTCGCCCTCCTCGGCCGCCGCGCCCGCCTCCTCGTCGCCCACGCGCGCGGGGGCGACGACGACCCCGACCGCCGTCTCGCCGAAGCCGTCGAGGGGGTCGACCCCTCCGAAGTGATATCGCTCGCCGACGCCCTCGACACGTTCCTGGAGACCCCCCTCGACGAACCGGGCGACGACAGGCTGCCCTTCTCACCCGAGGCACGCGTACGCTTCGCGCGCCTCGCCACCGAGCTGCGCGACCTGCGCCGCTCACTCGCCGACCCGCTGATGGACGTACTCCACCGCGTCCTCGCCGTCACCGGCCTCGAAGTCGAACTCGCCGCCTCACCGCACGCCCTGGCCGCCCGACGCCGCGAAACCCTCTCCAACTTCCTCGACATCGCCGCCTCCTTCGCCGCGAACGACAGCTCCGCGACCCTCCTCGCCTTCCTCGGCTTCCTGCGCACCGCCGCCCAGTACGAAAAGGGCCTCGACAACGCGCTGCCCGGCGGCGAGAACACCGTGAAGGTGCTCACCGCCCACAAGTCCAAGGGCCTGGAATGGGACGTCGTCGCCGTCCCCGGCCTCGTCACCGGGACGTTCCCCAGCGCCCAGGGCCGCGAGAAATGGACCGCCCAGAGCAAGGTCCTTCCGCACGAACTGCGCGGCGACGCCGCCACACTGCCCGACATCGAAGCGTGGGACTCCAAGGGCATGAAGGCCTTCCACGAAGAGATGAAGGAACACCAGCGCACCGAGGAACTCCGCCTCGGATACGTCACGTACACCCGCCCCCGCACCCTCCTCCTCGGCTCGGGCCACTGGTGGGGCCCCGCCCAGAAGCGCCCCCGCGGCCCCTCCGACTTCCTCCAGGCGCTGTACGACCACTGCGCCGCCGGACACGGGGAGATCGAGGCCTGGGCCGACGAACCGGAGGAGGACGAGGAGAACCCCGCGCTCCAGGAGGCCTCCGCCGAGCACGCGTGGCCGCTCCCGCTCGACGACGAGGCCATGGCGCGCCGCCGCGCGGCCGCGGCCACGGTGCTGGCCCACCTCGAAACCCCGGCCGACGCCGACGCCCACGCCCAGGAGACGGGCCACCCGGCCACGTACACCGACCCGGACTGGCCGGCCCCGCCGGACGAAGAGGCCTTCTACGAAGACGAGCCCCTCTACGGAGACGAGCCCTTCCACGGAGACGAGCCTCTTTATGAAGAGGGCGATTTCGTCAGCTCACCGGAGGACGGCCCCGGACCGGACTGGGACGAGTGGGACGACTGGGACGCGCTGCCGCACGAACGCCCCAGGCTCCCGCACCCGACCGGCACCCCCGCGGACGAGCAGTCCGCGGCCGATGCGCCGCACAACAACGACGCGCACCCGCGCCCACACCCGGACGACGCCCGACCCATGCGTGGCGCCCCGCACACGCCCCCGCATCCCCTGGGCGCCATCCCGCACCCCACCACGCCCCAGGACGCCGACACCCGCCCCCATCCCGACCGCGCACCCACCGGCACAGCCCCCACCGTCCCCCCGGAGCGCCACCGGCCAACTCCGGAGGAGACCCGCACACTCGCCTCCTGGGACCGCGACCTCGACGCCCTCACCGGCGAACTCCTGCGCTCCCGCCAGGCTGTCCGAGACGTCCCCCTTCCCACCACACTCACCGCCTCCCAGCTCCTGCGCCTGGCCGCCGACCCCGACGGCTTCGCACAGGACCTGGCCCGCCCCATGCCCCGCCCGCCCCAGCCCGCCGCCCGCCGCGGCACCCGCTTCCACGCCTGGGTCGAATCCCGCTTCGAAGAGCTCCGCCTGCCCATGCTCGACCCCGAAGAGCTCCCCGGCAGCGAGGCCGACATCGCCGACGAACGCGACCTCGAAGCCCTCAAGGAAGCCTTCGACAGCACGCCCTACGCCCACCGCACCCCCCACCGCGTCGAAACGCCCTTCCAGCTCGCCATCGCCGGCCGCGTCATCCGCGGCCGCATCGACGCCGTCTACAAAGAAGGCGAAGGCGACGACACCACGTACGAGATCGTCGACTGGAAGACCACCCGCGGCCGCACCGCCGACCCCCTCCAGCTCGCCGTCTACCGACTCGCCTGGGCCGAGCAGCACGGCCTCGCGCCCGAGGCCGTCAAGGCGACGTTCGTCTACGTACGCGACCGCGAAACCGTCACCCCCCGCGACCTGCCCGGACGCGCCGAACTGGAACGCCTCCTCCTCGAAGACCCCACCCCCGGCCCCGGCGACCGGAGAGCACCGGAACCACCGGACGAGCACGCCCCGGCGGACGGATAG
- a CDS encoding M48 family metallopeptidase, whose product MPADPLHRATNTQRSTTSPPPSGPRASAVEVRRSARRRRTVSAYREGDRTVVLIPARMSEAEEKRWVNVMLDKLAAQESKRVLGDAELAERAERLSEQCFEGRARPTSVRWVTNQNTRWGSCTPSEGSIRLSHRLQGMPEYVVDYVLVHELAHLLVPGHGPRFWRLLEAYPRTERARGYLEGVVAADRLPHLPAAREE is encoded by the coding sequence GTGCCCGCCGACCCACTGCACCGTGCCACGAACACGCAGCGCAGCACGACCAGCCCGCCGCCGAGCGGCCCGAGGGCGAGCGCGGTGGAGGTCCGCAGGAGCGCCCGGCGGCGCCGGACGGTCTCCGCGTATCGCGAGGGTGACCGGACCGTCGTCCTCATTCCGGCCCGCATGTCGGAGGCCGAGGAGAAGCGCTGGGTCAACGTCATGCTCGACAAGTTGGCCGCGCAGGAGAGCAAGCGGGTCCTGGGGGACGCGGAGCTCGCCGAGAGGGCGGAGCGGCTGTCCGAGCAGTGCTTCGAGGGCCGGGCCCGCCCCACGTCCGTGCGCTGGGTGACGAATCAGAACACGCGTTGGGGGTCGTGCACGCCGTCCGAGGGCAGCATCCGGCTGTCGCACCGGCTGCAGGGCATGCCGGAGTACGTCGTCGACTACGTACTCGTACACGAGTTGGCGCATCTGCTGGTGCCGGGGCACGGGCCGCGGTTCTGGCGTCTCCTCGAGGCGTATCCGCGCACGGAGCGGGCGCGGGGCTATCTCGAGGGTGTCGTCGCGGCCGACCGGTTGCCGCACCTGCCGGCCGCTCGCGAAGAGTGA